Proteins from a genomic interval of Lolium perenne isolate Kyuss_39 chromosome 1, Kyuss_2.0, whole genome shotgun sequence:
- the LOC127327769 gene encoding uncharacterized protein yields the protein MSAMAATGAALRLRLLFRMLRAGELLALLALLSWTSSRAPSAAAAAAVRVAGSLLFSPRFVFVLGNAIVLLLLVLSKRERDPSPASSSHSVTGTSTAGVAVEVEQIPAASATASFPLYVAPTMPTPESEAPAAMEATWVPEVLPCREMATVFEEEIKPAAAAVPTARAVVSKARAPRRSRSEKMSGSRRAASPEQQLMMRRSELDNGRRRWSSASARDVAAGWAPGTEDAEEFQRKVEAFIARRGMMG from the coding sequence ATGTCCGCCATGGCCGCCACCGGAGCAGCGCTTCGCCTACGCCTCCTCTTCCGGATGCTGCGAGCGGGGGAGCTACTCGCCCTGCTGGCGCTCCTCTCCTGGACCTCCTCGCGCGcaccgtccgccgccgccgccgccgcggtgcGCGTCGCCGGTAGCCTCCTCTTCAGCCCGCGCTTCGTGTTCGTCCTCGGCAACGCCATCGTGCTTCTTTTACTGGTGCTGTCCAAGCGTGAGCGCGACCCGTCACCGGCCTCCTCCAGCCACTCCGTCACGGgcacctccaccgccggcgtCGCCGTGGAAGTGGAACAGATCCCCGCGGCATCGGCCACCGCCAGCTTCCCATTATATGTCGCTCCGACGATGCCTACGCCGGAAAGCGAAGCGCCGGCGGCGATGGAGGCTACATGGGTGCCCGAGGTGCTCCCCTGCAGGGAGATGGCGACGGTCTTCGAGGAGGAGATcaagccggcggcggcggcggtcccgaCGGCGCGCGCCGTCGTCAGCAAGGCCCGCGCGCCGAGGCGGAGCCGGTCGGAGAAGATGAGCGGATCCCGGCGCGCGGCGTCCCCGGAACAGCAGCTGATGATGCGGCGTTCGGAGTTGGACAACGGGCGCAGGCGGTGGTCGTCGGCGTCAGCGCGGGACGTGGCGGCGGGGTGGGCCCCCGGGACTGAGGACGCGGAGGAGTTCCAGCGGAAGGTGGAGGCGTTCATCGCGCGTCGTGGAATGATGGGTTGA